One Anoplopoma fimbria isolate UVic2021 breed Golden Eagle Sablefish chromosome 21, Afim_UVic_2022, whole genome shotgun sequence DNA segment encodes these proteins:
- the zgc:111976 gene encoding mediator of RNA polymerase II transcription subunit 1 isoform X3, which produces MGEQPEVMKSIISELHLKFAEKTWNETFQLVRRCMDKPKDQSKPCGPLVRSLERLQEVFNVSSMKTMRSRLEMIAKQQGMGFHITEATCYLTADLFYMEVVLLPYGGVEEVKVAPHGGSPVPSESFLQLLRSKDFAEFSMKLAGLFNQYNIPGDNEIKLKLFASLHLLGKDLQQISQLPRVPKDSEPEMDMINNGRIGCLTAGKEDCPLMIQFYTPPTDEMKTSDIQIAATEALVQAAQVIVGVSDVTHKLQVASVIPQPPQLDPQGHPVFLPSSEAPCEMFPACFLLKLQPPVPMMLCFVNKLSQITDVAIPDVDLQWAALPKLLMRRSNLPGETFDEQDTISTVPLPGGVIHSYVLPGEAWELSAQRATAVDSIPFTHPAHVPALLELLRHQCAINTLLRSCITSQRDRAVLVNVCDSNQITCTLFGSGIKDPSIDEYVSTVMKRFMSVPVTMTTLYSKLEEITSTPISPSRPATTEAENDHSAPSSTTVTDTNGASTTAFSQSASVPEESVCVSASPGCVVSDAICELLPEINTSPAVDPYPFSPVGVFSHWMTNGGQLSEPI; this is translated from the exons TCATGAAGTCCATAATCTCTGAGCTGCACTTAAAGTTTGCAGAGAAGACATGGAATGAAACATTTCAGCTTGTCCGAAGATGCATG GACAAACCCAAAGACCAATCCAAACCCTGTGGGCCGCTGGTTAGATCACTGGAAAGGCTCCAGGAAGTGTTTAATG TGTCCTCTATGAAGACCATGAGGTCCCGTCTGGAGATGATTGCCAAACAACAAGG AATGGGTTTCCACATTACGGAGGCCACATGCTACCTGACAGCCGACCTGTTCTACATGGAGGTGGTGCTGCTGCCGTATGgcggggtggaggaggtgaaggtggCCCCTCATGGAGGATCCCCTGTT CCCAGCGAGTCCTTTCTCCAGCTGCTGAG GTCGAAAGATTTTGCTGAGTTCTCTATGAAGTTGGCGGGCCTCTTCAATCAGTACAACATCCCTGGAGACAA tgaaataaaattaaaattgtttGCATCTCTGCATTTGCTCGGGAAAGACCTGCAGCAAATATCACAACTGCCAAG ggtgCCAAAAGACTCAGAGCCAGAAATGGACATGATTAATAATGGCAGAATTGGGTGTTTAACAGCTGGTAAAGAAG ATTGCCCCCTGATGATCCAGTTCTATACCCCTCCGACTGATGAAATGAAGACCTCAGATATAC AAATTGCCGCTACAGAGGCGCTCGTCCAGGCCGCCCAGGTAATCGTAGGTGTCAGTGATGTGACTCACAAGCTTCAGGTGGCATCTGTGATCCCACAGCCTCCACAGCTGGATCCCCAGGG TCATCCCGTGTTCCTGCCGTCGAGTGAAGCACCGTGTGAGATGTTTCCCGCCTGCTTTCTCCTCAAACTGCAGCCGCCAGTACCaatgatgttgtgttttgtaaacAAGCTCAGCCAAATTACAG ATGTTGCTATACCAGATGTTGACCTGCAGTGGGCAGCCTTACCCAAGCTTCTGATGAGACGTTCAAACCTCCCTGGGGAGACATTTGATGAGCAGGATACTATTTCTACAGTG CCTCTTCCTGGCGGTGTGATTCACAGTTATGTCCTCCCTGGAGAGGCATGGGAGTTGTCTGCCCAGAGAGCGACTGCAGTGGACAGTATCCCCTTCACCCACCCTGCCCATGTCCCGGCCCTGCTGGAGCTGCTCCGACACCAGTGTGCCATCAACACGCTGCTGAGGAGCTGTATCACTTCTCAGCGAGACAGAGCAG TGCTGGTGAACGTATGTGACTCTAATCAGATTACCTGCACTTTGTTCGGATCAGGGATAAAAGATCCCTCTATAGATGAATATGTTTCAACTGTCATGAAGAG ATTCATGTCCGTTCCTGTGACCATGACGACGTTATACAGCAAGCTGGAGGAAATCACTTCTACTCCCATTTCTCCCAGCCGCCCGGCCACCACAGAGGCCGAAAATGACCACTCGGCTCCCTCAAGCACCACTGTGACCGACACCAACGGCGCCTCGACGACCGCGTTCTCCCAGAGTGCATCTGTGCCAGAGGAGAGCGTCTGTGTCTCTGCTTCGCCCGGCTGTGTCGTGTCTGACGCCATATGTGAGCTCCTTCCTGAAATAAACACGAGTCCTGCTGTCGACCCTTACCCGTTCAGTCCTGTGGGTGTGTTTTCACACTGGATGACCAACGGTGGGCAGCTGTCAGAGCCCATCTGA
- the zgc:111976 gene encoding mediator of RNA polymerase II transcription subunit 1 isoform X2, whose protein sequence is MKSIISELHLKFAEKTWNETFQLVRRCMDKPKDQSKPCGPLVRSLERLQEVFNVSSMKTMRSRLEMIAKQQGMGFHITEATCYLTADLFYMEVVLLPYGGVEEVKVAPHGGSPVPSESFLQLLRSKDFAEFSMKLAGLFNQYNIPGDNEIKLKLFASLHLLGKDLQQISQLPRVPKDSEPEMDMINNGRIGCLTAGKEDCPLMIQFYTPPTDEMKTSDIQIAATEALVQAAQVIVGVSDVTHKLQVASVIPQPPQLDPQGHPVFLPSSEAPCEMFPACFLLKLQPPVPMMLCFVNKLSQITDVAIPDVDLQWAALPKLLMRRSNLPGETFDEQDTISTVPLPGGVIHSYVLPGEAWELSAQRATAVDSIPFTHPAHVPALLELLRHQCAINTLLRSCITSQRDRAGFVCDLHFEVLPESDTSFSVTFHQPHTDLLAVLLVNVCDSNQITCTLFGSGIKDPSIDEYVSTVMKRFMSVPVTMTTLYSKLEEITSTPISPSRPATTEAENDHSAPSSTTVTDTNGASTTAFSQSASVPEESVCVSASPGCVVSDAICELLPEINTSPAVDPYPFSPVGVFSHWMTNGGQLSEPI, encoded by the exons ATGAAGTCCATAATCTCTGAGCTGCACTTAAAGTTTGCAGAGAAGACATGGAATGAAACATTTCAGCTTGTCCGAAGATGCATG GACAAACCCAAAGACCAATCCAAACCCTGTGGGCCGCTGGTTAGATCACTGGAAAGGCTCCAGGAAGTGTTTAATG TGTCCTCTATGAAGACCATGAGGTCCCGTCTGGAGATGATTGCCAAACAACAAGG AATGGGTTTCCACATTACGGAGGCCACATGCTACCTGACAGCCGACCTGTTCTACATGGAGGTGGTGCTGCTGCCGTATGgcggggtggaggaggtgaaggtggCCCCTCATGGAGGATCCCCTGTT CCCAGCGAGTCCTTTCTCCAGCTGCTGAG GTCGAAAGATTTTGCTGAGTTCTCTATGAAGTTGGCGGGCCTCTTCAATCAGTACAACATCCCTGGAGACAA tgaaataaaattaaaattgtttGCATCTCTGCATTTGCTCGGGAAAGACCTGCAGCAAATATCACAACTGCCAAG ggtgCCAAAAGACTCAGAGCCAGAAATGGACATGATTAATAATGGCAGAATTGGGTGTTTAACAGCTGGTAAAGAAG ATTGCCCCCTGATGATCCAGTTCTATACCCCTCCGACTGATGAAATGAAGACCTCAGATATAC AAATTGCCGCTACAGAGGCGCTCGTCCAGGCCGCCCAGGTAATCGTAGGTGTCAGTGATGTGACTCACAAGCTTCAGGTGGCATCTGTGATCCCACAGCCTCCACAGCTGGATCCCCAGGG TCATCCCGTGTTCCTGCCGTCGAGTGAAGCACCGTGTGAGATGTTTCCCGCCTGCTTTCTCCTCAAACTGCAGCCGCCAGTACCaatgatgttgtgttttgtaaacAAGCTCAGCCAAATTACAG ATGTTGCTATACCAGATGTTGACCTGCAGTGGGCAGCCTTACCCAAGCTTCTGATGAGACGTTCAAACCTCCCTGGGGAGACATTTGATGAGCAGGATACTATTTCTACAGTG CCTCTTCCTGGCGGTGTGATTCACAGTTATGTCCTCCCTGGAGAGGCATGGGAGTTGTCTGCCCAGAGAGCGACTGCAGTGGACAGTATCCCCTTCACCCACCCTGCCCATGTCCCGGCCCTGCTGGAGCTGCTCCGACACCAGTGTGCCATCAACACGCTGCTGAGGAGCTGTATCACTTCTCAGCGAGACAGAGCAG GTTTTGTTTGTGACCTGCACTTTGAAGTCCTTCCAGAGTCTGACACCAGCTTTTCTGTGACCTTCCACCAACCTCACACGGATTTGCTCGCTGTTT TGCTGGTGAACGTATGTGACTCTAATCAGATTACCTGCACTTTGTTCGGATCAGGGATAAAAGATCCCTCTATAGATGAATATGTTTCAACTGTCATGAAGAG ATTCATGTCCGTTCCTGTGACCATGACGACGTTATACAGCAAGCTGGAGGAAATCACTTCTACTCCCATTTCTCCCAGCCGCCCGGCCACCACAGAGGCCGAAAATGACCACTCGGCTCCCTCAAGCACCACTGTGACCGACACCAACGGCGCCTCGACGACCGCGTTCTCCCAGAGTGCATCTGTGCCAGAGGAGAGCGTCTGTGTCTCTGCTTCGCCCGGCTGTGTCGTGTCTGACGCCATATGTGAGCTCCTTCCTGAAATAAACACGAGTCCTGCTGTCGACCCTTACCCGTTCAGTCCTGTGGGTGTGTTTTCACACTGGATGACCAACGGTGGGCAGCTGTCAGAGCCCATCTGA
- the zgc:111976 gene encoding mediator of RNA polymerase II transcription subunit 1 isoform X1, with amino-acid sequence MGEQPEVMKSIISELHLKFAEKTWNETFQLVRRCMDKPKDQSKPCGPLVRSLERLQEVFNVSSMKTMRSRLEMIAKQQGMGFHITEATCYLTADLFYMEVVLLPYGGVEEVKVAPHGGSPVPSESFLQLLRSKDFAEFSMKLAGLFNQYNIPGDNEIKLKLFASLHLLGKDLQQISQLPRVPKDSEPEMDMINNGRIGCLTAGKEDCPLMIQFYTPPTDEMKTSDIQIAATEALVQAAQVIVGVSDVTHKLQVASVIPQPPQLDPQGHPVFLPSSEAPCEMFPACFLLKLQPPVPMMLCFVNKLSQITDVAIPDVDLQWAALPKLLMRRSNLPGETFDEQDTISTVPLPGGVIHSYVLPGEAWELSAQRATAVDSIPFTHPAHVPALLELLRHQCAINTLLRSCITSQRDRAGFVCDLHFEVLPESDTSFSVTFHQPHTDLLAVLLVNVCDSNQITCTLFGSGIKDPSIDEYVSTVMKRFMSVPVTMTTLYSKLEEITSTPISPSRPATTEAENDHSAPSSTTVTDTNGASTTAFSQSASVPEESVCVSASPGCVVSDAICELLPEINTSPAVDPYPFSPVGVFSHWMTNGGQLSEPI; translated from the exons TCATGAAGTCCATAATCTCTGAGCTGCACTTAAAGTTTGCAGAGAAGACATGGAATGAAACATTTCAGCTTGTCCGAAGATGCATG GACAAACCCAAAGACCAATCCAAACCCTGTGGGCCGCTGGTTAGATCACTGGAAAGGCTCCAGGAAGTGTTTAATG TGTCCTCTATGAAGACCATGAGGTCCCGTCTGGAGATGATTGCCAAACAACAAGG AATGGGTTTCCACATTACGGAGGCCACATGCTACCTGACAGCCGACCTGTTCTACATGGAGGTGGTGCTGCTGCCGTATGgcggggtggaggaggtgaaggtggCCCCTCATGGAGGATCCCCTGTT CCCAGCGAGTCCTTTCTCCAGCTGCTGAG GTCGAAAGATTTTGCTGAGTTCTCTATGAAGTTGGCGGGCCTCTTCAATCAGTACAACATCCCTGGAGACAA tgaaataaaattaaaattgtttGCATCTCTGCATTTGCTCGGGAAAGACCTGCAGCAAATATCACAACTGCCAAG ggtgCCAAAAGACTCAGAGCCAGAAATGGACATGATTAATAATGGCAGAATTGGGTGTTTAACAGCTGGTAAAGAAG ATTGCCCCCTGATGATCCAGTTCTATACCCCTCCGACTGATGAAATGAAGACCTCAGATATAC AAATTGCCGCTACAGAGGCGCTCGTCCAGGCCGCCCAGGTAATCGTAGGTGTCAGTGATGTGACTCACAAGCTTCAGGTGGCATCTGTGATCCCACAGCCTCCACAGCTGGATCCCCAGGG TCATCCCGTGTTCCTGCCGTCGAGTGAAGCACCGTGTGAGATGTTTCCCGCCTGCTTTCTCCTCAAACTGCAGCCGCCAGTACCaatgatgttgtgttttgtaaacAAGCTCAGCCAAATTACAG ATGTTGCTATACCAGATGTTGACCTGCAGTGGGCAGCCTTACCCAAGCTTCTGATGAGACGTTCAAACCTCCCTGGGGAGACATTTGATGAGCAGGATACTATTTCTACAGTG CCTCTTCCTGGCGGTGTGATTCACAGTTATGTCCTCCCTGGAGAGGCATGGGAGTTGTCTGCCCAGAGAGCGACTGCAGTGGACAGTATCCCCTTCACCCACCCTGCCCATGTCCCGGCCCTGCTGGAGCTGCTCCGACACCAGTGTGCCATCAACACGCTGCTGAGGAGCTGTATCACTTCTCAGCGAGACAGAGCAG GTTTTGTTTGTGACCTGCACTTTGAAGTCCTTCCAGAGTCTGACACCAGCTTTTCTGTGACCTTCCACCAACCTCACACGGATTTGCTCGCTGTTT TGCTGGTGAACGTATGTGACTCTAATCAGATTACCTGCACTTTGTTCGGATCAGGGATAAAAGATCCCTCTATAGATGAATATGTTTCAACTGTCATGAAGAG ATTCATGTCCGTTCCTGTGACCATGACGACGTTATACAGCAAGCTGGAGGAAATCACTTCTACTCCCATTTCTCCCAGCCGCCCGGCCACCACAGAGGCCGAAAATGACCACTCGGCTCCCTCAAGCACCACTGTGACCGACACCAACGGCGCCTCGACGACCGCGTTCTCCCAGAGTGCATCTGTGCCAGAGGAGAGCGTCTGTGTCTCTGCTTCGCCCGGCTGTGTCGTGTCTGACGCCATATGTGAGCTCCTTCCTGAAATAAACACGAGTCCTGCTGTCGACCCTTACCCGTTCAGTCCTGTGGGTGTGTTTTCACACTGGATGACCAACGGTGGGCAGCTGTCAGAGCCCATCTGA